Proteins from a single region of Acidianus ambivalens:
- a CDS encoding PaREP1 family protein — MESKIPTIEKHRNAYVKIRIIESLDELALGLKLLKEGFSRNSANKVFLSWKAIISALTVMNLEKMPRNEKEKEWYYKSGFLAPTTGLKGISQRLEELGYNVNSLTSVALELHRYAYNGLYKGASDYYEREEAINDIIYLSKEIMKVIKEFFKEYWDEEIEKHYNLAEKEFTTSTKNL; from the coding sequence ATGGAATCTAAAATACCTACTATTGAGAAACACAGAAATGCTTACGTAAAGATAAGGATAATAGAAAGTTTAGATGAGTTAGCTTTAGGATTAAAATTACTAAAAGAGGGATTTAGTAGAAATTCTGCTAATAAAGTGTTCCTTTCTTGGAAGGCTATAATTAGTGCGTTGACAGTTATGAATCTTGAAAAAATGCCTAGAAATGAAAAAGAGAAGGAATGGTATTATAAATCAGGCTTTCTTGCTCCTACCACTGGATTAAAAGGAATTTCGCAAAGGCTTGAAGAACTTGGATATAATGTAAATTCCCTAACTTCAGTTGCGTTAGAATTACATAGATATGCATATAATGGCCTTTATAAAGGAGCCAGCGATTATTATGAAAGAGAAGAGGCTATTAACGACATCATTTACTTATCTAAGGAAATTATGAAGGTTATAAAAGAATTCTTTAAGGAATATTGGGATGAGGAAATTGAAAAGCATTATAATCTTGCTGAGAAGGAGTTCACGACTAGTACTAAGAATCTTTAG